Proteins from a single region of Hordeum vulgare subsp. vulgare chromosome 6H, MorexV3_pseudomolecules_assembly, whole genome shotgun sequence:
- the LOC123405232 gene encoding uncharacterized protein LOC123405232, whose product MVVRGHQDLDTNIVRWGLHHLLDGDACVHRPQSLTTDYAPPPLQPHRASALLDAPALAEVMVDAVNNDEVIVHALQEDLTHVVMAEASETAGAELHRRGTVLTQQWFRPEVVTHLPSAPPYVEEAEGFSPCSSPEEGGNARDGQGCSIEIVDDFSALDGEVIKRLKGMLPVPIIRIMLGIFLKDAGQADTTYSRDHMLNADNVVDL is encoded by the exons ATGGTTGTGCGGGGCCACCAAGATCTGGACACCAACATCGTCCGCTggggcctccaccacctcctcgacGGTGACGCCTGCGTGCACCGCCCTCAATCCCTCACCACCGACTACGCCCCACCGCCGCTGCAGCCCCACCGCGCCAGCGCCCTCCTCGATGCTCCCGCCCTCGCGGAGGTTATGGTCGACGCGGTCAACAACGACGAGGTCATCGTACACGCGCTGCAGGAGGATCTCACACATGTCGTCATGGCCGAGGCGTCGGAGACCGCCGGCGCCGAGCTCCACCGCCGCGGCACCGTCCTCACGCAGCAATGGTTCCGCCCCGAGGTCGTCACCCATTTGCCCTCAG CTCCACCTTATGTAGAGGAAGCAGAGGGATTCAGTCCGTGTTCGAGCCCCGAAGAAGGTGGCAATGCGCGCGATGGCCAGGGGTGCTCGATAGAGATCGTCGATGATTTCTCTGCTCTCGACGGCGAAGTCATCAAAAGACTGAAGGGCATGCTTCCTGTCCCT ATAATCAGAATAATGCTTGGTATATTCCTCAAGGATGCTGGACAGGCAGACACTACTTATAGTAGAGATCATATGTTAAATGCAGACAATGTTgttgatttatga